Proteins encoded within one genomic window of Thermoplasmata archaeon:
- a CDS encoding 3-isopropylmalate dehydratase large subunit: MSPANGHGMTLAEKILARASGNERVVPGEIIDGHVDLAMMHEQGAQTVAPFHQMGAERVWDPDRVVIAIDHWVPAPTETAAILHRILRKFAAETHLEHFYDVGQHGICHQILAENGWVVPGDLAVATDSHTNMLGAMGAVAAGIGPTEMAAVLALGRLWLKVPSTLQVRVRGRFGRGVTAKDLVLRVLGEIKTTGATYKSVEFTGPTIAGLSMPERFTICNMTTEMGAKCGMVAPDQTTYDYLAGIAKHPMHPLAPDPDAEYERVIDIDVDGMPPMVACPYSPDNVRPLTDVVHEHVKVDQVFLGSCTNARIEDLREGAALMRGRKVARGVRFIVSPASTKIYEQCLREGIIETFTQAGAVFTNSSCSACFGGNMGLLAPDEVCASSSNRNFPGRMGAKQARIYLMSPAATVAAAIEGEIADPRPYL; the protein is encoded by the coding sequence ATGAGCCCCGCCAACGGCCACGGCATGACCCTCGCCGAGAAGATCCTGGCCCGGGCGTCCGGTAACGAGCGCGTCGTCCCCGGTGAGATCATCGACGGTCACGTCGATCTCGCGATGATGCACGAGCAGGGGGCGCAGACCGTCGCGCCGTTCCATCAGATGGGCGCCGAGCGGGTCTGGGACCCGGACCGGGTCGTGATCGCGATCGACCACTGGGTGCCCGCGCCGACCGAGACCGCGGCGATCCTGCATCGGATCCTGCGCAAGTTCGCGGCCGAGACGCATCTGGAGCACTTCTACGACGTGGGCCAGCACGGGATCTGCCACCAGATCCTCGCGGAGAACGGCTGGGTGGTCCCGGGAGACCTCGCGGTCGCCACCGACTCGCACACGAACATGCTCGGGGCGATGGGCGCGGTCGCGGCCGGCATCGGGCCGACCGAGATGGCCGCCGTGCTGGCGCTCGGTCGGCTCTGGCTCAAGGTTCCGTCGACGCTCCAGGTCCGGGTCCGGGGCCGTTTCGGTCGCGGCGTGACGGCGAAGGACCTCGTCCTCCGCGTGCTCGGGGAGATCAAGACGACCGGGGCGACCTACAAGTCGGTCGAGTTCACCGGCCCGACGATCGCAGGCCTGTCCATGCCCGAGCGCTTCACGATCTGCAACATGACCACGGAGATGGGCGCGAAGTGCGGCATGGTCGCGCCCGACCAGACGACGTACGACTACCTCGCCGGGATCGCCAAGCACCCGATGCACCCGCTGGCGCCGGACCCCGACGCCGAGTACGAGCGCGTGATCGACATCGACGTCGACGGCATGCCCCCCATGGTCGCGTGCCCCTACTCCCCCGACAACGTGCGACCCCTCACCGACGTCGTGCACGAGCACGTCAAGGTCGACCAGGTGTTCCTCGGCTCCTGCACCAACGCGCGGATCGAGGACCTGCGCGAGGGGGCCGCGCTGATGAGGGGCCGCAAGGTCGCCCGGGGCGTCCGGTTCATCGTTTCGCCGGCGTCCACGAAGATCTACGAGCAGTGCCTGCGCGAGGGGATCATCGAGACGTTCACGCAGGCGGGGGCCGTTTTCACGAACTCTAGCTGTTCCGCGTGCTTCGGGGGCAACATGGGCCTCCTGGCGCCCGACGAGGTGTGCGCCTCCTCCTCCAACCGCAACTTCCCCGGCCGCATGGGCGCGAAGCAGGCGCGCATCTACCTCATGTCCCCGGCCGCGACGGTGGCCGCGGCGATCGAGGGCGAGATCGCCGACCCGCGACCGTACCTGTAA
- the aksA gene encoding homoaconitate hydratase (in Methanococcus jannaschii this protein catalyzes the condensation of alpha-ketoglutarate and acetyl-CoA to form trans-homoaconitate; functions in alphaketosuberate synthesis which is a precursor in coenzyme B and biotin synthesis): MAEPRLVENFHSETARERHVPESVVLWDETLRDGEQTPGVHFTPEEKLRVATLLAEIGVPLINAGIPVVSDEEARAVRLIAGAGLKSKILAAARTVPADVDAVIGSGATHIAIFVAASQVHLRFKLKMTPDQVREASIASVRRAKDAGLHVAFVTEDTVRAPFDFVERLYREVQEAGADRLVVADTVGIMTPLTFRWYLGEFQRRVQPHDLSVHCHNDFGLATANTLTALECGARAPHVCVNGLGERAGNASLEEVVMLLEALYGVRTGIQTERLTELSRLVEELSGIPVAANKALVGYNAFSHEAGIHTHGILAHTLTYEPLQPSLVGARRHMILGKHTGKAAVVEKLKERGLSAPDPLLLELLRRIKAETEARSKEDLHRFLMEYRRLFERPGLSDDEFWAMVDALGITAVSA, translated from the coding sequence ATGGCCGAGCCGCGCCTGGTCGAGAACTTCCATTCGGAGACCGCGCGGGAGCGGCACGTCCCGGAATCCGTTGTCCTGTGGGACGAGACGCTCCGCGATGGGGAGCAGACGCCCGGGGTTCACTTCACCCCCGAGGAAAAGCTCCGCGTGGCCACGCTGCTCGCCGAGATCGGCGTGCCGCTCATCAACGCCGGGATCCCGGTCGTCTCGGACGAGGAGGCCCGGGCGGTCCGACTCATCGCGGGCGCCGGCCTTAAGTCGAAGATCCTGGCGGCGGCGCGGACCGTGCCTGCGGACGTCGACGCGGTCATCGGTAGCGGCGCGACGCACATCGCGATCTTCGTCGCGGCGAGCCAGGTCCACCTGCGCTTCAAGCTCAAGATGACCCCGGACCAGGTGCGCGAGGCCTCGATCGCCAGCGTCCGTCGGGCGAAGGACGCGGGCCTTCACGTCGCGTTCGTGACCGAGGACACGGTCCGCGCCCCCTTCGACTTCGTTGAGCGGCTCTACCGGGAGGTACAGGAGGCGGGTGCGGATCGGCTGGTCGTCGCGGACACGGTCGGGATCATGACGCCGCTCACGTTCCGGTGGTACCTCGGGGAGTTCCAGCGTCGCGTCCAGCCCCACGACCTTTCGGTGCACTGTCACAACGACTTCGGGCTCGCGACCGCCAACACGCTCACGGCGCTGGAGTGCGGGGCCCGGGCCCCCCACGTCTGCGTCAACGGCCTCGGGGAGCGCGCCGGGAACGCTTCCCTGGAGGAGGTCGTGATGCTGCTCGAAGCGCTCTACGGCGTCCGGACCGGCATCCAGACCGAGCGGTTGACCGAGCTCTCGCGGCTCGTCGAGGAGCTCTCCGGGATCCCCGTCGCCGCGAACAAGGCGCTGGTCGGCTACAACGCCTTCTCCCACGAGGCCGGCATCCACACGCACGGGATCCTCGCCCACACGCTGACCTACGAACCGCTGCAGCCGAGCCTCGTCGGCGCCCGGCGCCACATGATCCTCGGCAAGCACACGGGCAAGGCCGCCGTCGTCGAGAAGCTGAAGGAGCGCGGGCTCAGCGCTCCCGATCCCCTCCTGCTCGAGCTACTGCGCCGGATCAAGGCCGAGACCGAGGCCCGGTCCAAGGAGGACCTCCACCGCTTCCTTATGGAGTACCGCCGTCTGTTCGAGCGACCGGGGCTCTCCGACGACGAGTTCTGGGCGATGGTCGATGCCCTCGGGATCACGGCGGTGAGCGCATGA
- a CDS encoding 2-oxoacid:acceptor oxidoreductase subunit alpha, translating to MTTPAARTTPAPIAGDAGPGERHRPLELTDLSVMIGGQGGDGTLTVSDLLGRYFRKCGLYVYTSRNVLSRIRGGHADASVRASRDPVAAVKPQVDVLVAFDNEAIEMGRPELAGHGFVLYDSTGFHTDLPNSAGFPFATLVGGPLGQPIFKNTAAYGALSVLLGFDPTRTRAVIEERFKRRSAEALEKNLKALEIGRKAALEAPGVPERYSVVEGEANDLVLTTGNQAVALGFVVGGGRFFAGYPITPATEVMEYLQRYLPPFGGVVRQAEDELAAINMVIGASYAGARSMTSTSGPGLSLMTEGIGHAGTAEIPVVVADCQRVGPSTGQPTRHEQSDLSHLANLGHGEYPRFVIAPATPEDCFSMTVDALNLADRWRLPVILLLDQALCQNTTTSPPFDLARVRVERGARVTGDELAQMTEYRAYKFTDTGVSPYAPPGTPGVWAEITGNEHDEWGHVSVNPTNRVRMMKKRMEKLVRARDELPAGRLFGDPAAKLGLIGYGSTSGPIREVQSILSTRGLATRYFQARTLFPVPVHELDPFLSSVDVAYVVEHNYTGQFARLIREHLPWHHTKLRSILKYDGASFRAPQIVAELKEAA from the coding sequence ATGACCACACCCGCCGCTCGCACCACACCCGCGCCCATCGCCGGAGACGCCGGCCCGGGCGAACGCCATCGACCGCTCGAGCTCACCGACCTCTCCGTCATGATCGGCGGCCAGGGCGGCGACGGAACCCTGACCGTCTCGGACCTCCTGGGCCGCTACTTCCGCAAGTGCGGTCTCTACGTGTATACCTCGCGCAACGTGCTCTCGCGCATCCGCGGTGGCCACGCGGACGCCTCGGTCCGGGCCTCCCGCGACCCGGTCGCCGCGGTGAAGCCCCAGGTGGACGTGCTCGTCGCCTTCGACAACGAAGCCATCGAGATGGGACGCCCTGAGCTCGCCGGCCACGGCTTCGTCCTCTACGACTCGACGGGCTTCCACACCGACCTGCCGAACTCCGCGGGCTTCCCGTTCGCGACACTCGTGGGCGGGCCGCTCGGGCAGCCGATCTTCAAGAACACGGCCGCCTACGGCGCGCTCTCGGTGCTCCTCGGCTTCGATCCGACGCGCACGCGCGCGGTCATCGAGGAGCGCTTCAAGCGTCGGAGCGCGGAGGCGCTCGAGAAGAACCTGAAGGCGCTCGAGATCGGCCGCAAGGCCGCGCTGGAGGCGCCCGGCGTGCCCGAGCGTTACAGCGTCGTCGAGGGGGAGGCGAACGACCTGGTCCTGACGACGGGGAACCAGGCCGTCGCGCTCGGCTTCGTGGTCGGCGGGGGTCGGTTCTTCGCCGGTTACCCGATCACGCCGGCCACCGAGGTCATGGAGTACTTGCAGCGCTACCTGCCGCCGTTCGGGGGCGTCGTGCGGCAGGCCGAGGACGAGCTCGCGGCGATCAACATGGTGATCGGCGCTTCGTACGCCGGCGCCCGCTCGATGACGTCCACGAGCGGGCCGGGCCTGTCGCTCATGACCGAGGGGATCGGCCACGCGGGCACCGCCGAGATCCCGGTGGTGGTCGCGGACTGCCAGCGCGTCGGCCCGAGCACGGGACAGCCGACGCGCCACGAGCAGTCGGATCTCTCCCACCTCGCCAACCTGGGCCACGGCGAGTACCCGCGGTTCGTGATCGCACCGGCCACGCCCGAGGATTGCTTCTCCATGACGGTCGACGCGCTCAACCTCGCCGACCGCTGGCGCCTTCCGGTCATCCTCCTGCTCGACCAGGCGCTCTGCCAGAACACGACGACGAGCCCGCCGTTCGACCTCGCCCGGGTCCGCGTCGAGCGCGGGGCCCGCGTGACCGGGGACGAGCTGGCCCAGATGACCGAGTACCGGGCCTACAAGTTCACCGACACGGGGGTGAGCCCCTACGCTCCCCCGGGCACCCCCGGCGTGTGGGCCGAGATCACCGGTAACGAGCACGACGAGTGGGGCCACGTCTCGGTGAACCCGACGAACCGGGTCCGCATGATGAAAAAGCGCATGGAAAAGCTCGTCCGTGCGCGCGACGAGCTCCCCGCGGGCCGCCTCTTCGGCGATCCCGCCGCGAAGCTGGGCCTGATCGGCTACGGCTCCACCTCCGGGCCGATCCGCGAGGTGCAGTCGATCCTGTCGACCCGGGGGCTCGCCACCCGCTACTTCCAGGCGCGCACGCTCTTCCCGGTCCCCGTCCACGAGCTCGACCCATTCCTTTCCTCGGTGGACGTCGCCTACGTCGTCGAGCACAACTACACCGGCCAGTTCGCGAGGCTGATCCGCGAGCACCTGCCCTGGCACCACACGAAGCTGCGCTCGATCCTGAAGTACGATGGGGCGTCGTTCCGCGCGCCGCAGATCGTCGCCGAGCTGAAGGAGGCGGCCTGA